ctctcgatggaAACAGGGAAAGGgattcagaaacacacaaacacacacagcctactttTCTGAAAGTGTCCGTAGCTTCCATCCAGACCCAGACTGCTCCAGACTGTGGTGGTGTCCTGGGCACTCTCctgcagtcctccctctccttgctggctgctccctgtctctccgTCGCCCTCTAGCGAGCTGGAGGCAGTTCTCCAGACGGGCACCTGTTCCTGGTCGTGGGACGCATCCCGTTCTGGTTCTATCCTCTCGGACAGTTGAAGTCCCGGAACCACATGTTCTGCACGCTGCTCCAGATtacttgtgtctgtgtttggtctTGCTCCAACATGTCTGACAAGTTTCTGCAAAAGACCGTCCTGTCATAACAAATACAAACAGAccattattgttgtcattgcATTTGAATGCCAAGACACATAATTTTAGGCACAATATCCACGTTCCCTTCTGTGACACTGCAAGACATTGCTTGTATCCCTACAGCTAATTAGTCGATGAATAACAATGATAACTTACCGTGTCTGAGAAGTAAGGGTTGGAAATAATACCATCTCTCCAGTGAAAGTGATCTACCTTTCCGTCAATATCTCTAACAATATCTTCAAACTCGATCCGCGCACCCCTGATCTCCTTTCTCACCAAGTATCCACGACAACATGCCTGTAGAATGGGAAC
The Osmerus mordax isolate fOsmMor3 chromosome 9, fOsmMor3.pri, whole genome shotgun sequence genome window above contains:
- the iqcc gene encoding IQ domain-containing protein C, translating into MEEREWEFIFTNFQACCRGYLVRKEIRGARIEFEDIVRDIDGKVDHFHWRDGIISNPYFSDTDGLLQKLVRHVGARPNTDTSNLEQRAEHVVPGLQLSERIEPERDASHDQEQVPVWRTASSSLEGDGETGSSQQGEGGLQESAQDTTTVWSSLGLDGSYGHFQKSSLRCCLAQDVSPTPDALRLHRNTLTMELLWLQQAIGSRKKYLLLRERLNES